One genomic segment of Clostridium estertheticum subsp. estertheticum includes these proteins:
- a CDS encoding GntR family transcriptional regulator — MLKKVSKDNPIPLHYQIKEILQEMIENEVLKPGDSIPTERELCKVQGVSRMTVNKAIMSLVNEGLIYRQQGKGTFVSIAKVNREISLLKGFSEQMQDNGIISKTKILSFDIIDATKQCMLELKMPEKENKIIEIKRLRFADQQPVAIETAWLPYCLFDGMTRDMVEGKSLFSIFREKYGYYPYKAKQIIEPIMLNEYDSELLNQDKYALALTFRRTTYLENGTPIEYTKAIYRSDKYKYQITLK, encoded by the coding sequence ATTTTGAAAAAAGTTTCGAAGGATAATCCTATACCACTTCATTACCAAATAAAAGAAATATTACAAGAAATGATTGAAAATGAAGTATTAAAGCCTGGAGATTCAATTCCAACAGAAAGAGAATTATGCAAAGTACAAGGTGTTAGTAGAATGACAGTTAATAAGGCTATTATGTCTCTTGTAAATGAGGGACTTATTTATAGGCAACAGGGCAAAGGGACGTTTGTGTCTATTGCAAAGGTTAATCGTGAGATTTCACTTCTTAAAGGTTTTAGTGAGCAAATGCAGGATAATGGTATAATATCAAAAACTAAAATATTATCTTTTGATATTATAGATGCCACAAAGCAATGTATGCTTGAACTTAAAATGCCGGAAAAAGAAAATAAAATTATTGAAATTAAAAGATTAAGATTTGCAGATCAGCAACCGGTAGCAATTGAAACAGCATGGCTTCCGTATTGCTTATTTGATGGAATGACAAGAGATATGGTAGAGGGGAAATCATTGTTTAGTATATTTCGTGAAAAATACGGATACTATCCTTATAAGGCTAAGCAAATAATTGAACCTATAATGCTTAATGAATATGACAGCGAGCTTCTAAATCAAGATAAATATGCTTTGGCGTTAACATTTAGGAGAACCACATATTTAGAAAATGGAACCCCAATCGAATATACCAAAGCAATATATAGAAGTGATAAGTATAAATATCAAATAACATTAAAATAA
- a CDS encoding lantibiotic protection ABC transporter ATP-binding protein, with amino-acid sequence MNKNNYILQTKNLCKTFKKQCAVNNISLSIEKNSVYGLLGPNGAGKSTLLKMITGMLHPTSGEIIFEDHAWSRNDLSNIGVLIESPPLYENLTAVENLKVRTILLGLPDSRIKEVLETVDLKDTNKKQAGQFSMGMKQRLGIAIALLNKPKLLILDEPTNGLDPLGIQDLRELIRSFPAQGMTVILSSHILSEVELIADHIGIISNGVLGYNGKINPGEDLEVLFTEVVKKNRMEDL; translated from the coding sequence ATGAATAAAAATAATTACATTTTACAAACAAAAAATCTTTGCAAGACTTTTAAAAAGCAGTGTGCGGTAAACAACATTTCATTATCCATCGAGAAAAATTCTGTATATGGATTGCTAGGACCAAATGGTGCCGGAAAATCAACTTTATTAAAAATGATTACGGGAATGCTTCATCCAACATCCGGAGAGATTATATTTGAGGATCATGCGTGGAGTAGGAATGATCTTTCTAATATAGGAGTTTTAATTGAATCTCCACCTCTTTATGAAAATCTTACGGCGGTAGAAAACCTCAAAGTTAGAACTATTCTTTTAGGACTTCCAGATTCTCGTATTAAAGAAGTACTGGAAACGGTTGATTTGAAAGACACAAATAAAAAGCAAGCAGGACAGTTTTCTATGGGAATGAAGCAAAGGCTTGGAATTGCAATTGCACTACTAAATAAACCCAAATTGCTAATTTTGGATGAGCCTACAAATGGCCTGGATCCTCTTGGAATACAAGATTTAAGAGAGTTAATACGTTCTTTCCCAGCGCAGGGAATGACAGTTATTCTATCTAGCCATATATTAAGTGAGGTTGAATTGATTGCAGACCACATCGGTATCATCAGTAATGGCGTACTCGGGTATAACGGCAAAATTAATCCTGGAGAAGATTTGGAAGTGCTCTTCACAGAGGTTGTGAAAAAAAACCGAATGGAGGATTTATAA
- a CDS encoding lantibiotic immunity ABC transporter MutE/EpiE family permease subunit — MLKYLQAENLKCKRTFIKKLIFIAPIVPLLVGFMTGRYFETNSFNQWYTLILPGYISIMAVMTNEKDQKKLHYRAVFGLPISLKKVWISKVLTNGIYMTFSCMVFIVGIFLGSYLRITPVPAFSALAGAALIAVTSLWQIPLCMFLAKKLGMLGTVLINVGVGTVLNVMAVSTSMWWISPYSWTTRIMCPILGILPNGELAIIGDPLRNPGVIPIGIILSIILFVLLMIVTANWFEKEEVN; from the coding sequence ATGCTTAAATATTTACAGGCTGAAAATTTGAAATGTAAGAGAACATTTATAAAAAAACTGATTTTTATCGCACCTATAGTTCCTTTGTTAGTTGGATTTATGACTGGAAGATATTTTGAAACCAATAGCTTCAATCAGTGGTACACGCTGATACTACCGGGATATATTTCAATAATGGCAGTAATGACTAACGAAAAGGATCAAAAAAAGTTACACTATAGGGCTGTATTTGGTCTGCCAATTTCTTTAAAAAAAGTGTGGATTTCAAAAGTTTTAACAAACGGGATTTATATGACTTTCTCATGTATGGTTTTTATAGTTGGAATTTTTTTAGGAAGTTATCTAAGGATCACGCCTGTACCGGCTTTTAGTGCACTTGCCGGAGCTGCTTTGATTGCAGTTACATCTTTATGGCAGATTCCACTTTGTATGTTTTTAGCGAAGAAACTTGGAATGCTAGGAACAGTTTTGATAAACGTTGGAGTTGGAACTGTATTAAATGTTATGGCTGTAAGTACATCAATGTGGTGGATTTCTCCTTATAGTTGGACGACACGTATTATGTGTCCCATTCTTGGGATTTTGCCAAATGGAGAGCTAGCAATCATAGGAGATCCACTGCGAAATCCAGGCGTGATTCCAATTGGAATTATTTTGTCCATTATTCTGTTTGTTTTGCTAATGATTGTTACTGCTAATTGGTTTGAAAAAGAGGAGGTTAATTAA
- a CDS encoding lantibiotic immunity ABC transporter MutG family permease subunit, producing MIALLRCIKSDFYKLRHTSIPWIHLLIPLAGAFMFLAYYRISSFDTVKKISGYLETLAIAFPLLIGIISGIVIEQEEQAGNFQTLLCNTKSKNTTYLSKLIVLLLLGSFSIILAVGIFALGFQTMPNIFYLKAAGALVIGNIFLYILHVFISLQFGKGASTGLGVAESLISALMLTGLGNRVWHFIPCAWGVRFCDYLVVEWANYSTSAIVAVDTKQGVFIMLFAICIAFAISLFWFKKWEGRKSYE from the coding sequence ATGATTGCTTTACTTAGGTGTATAAAATCGGATTTTTACAAATTAAGACATACTTCTATTCCATGGATTCATTTACTTATTCCACTAGCAGGAGCATTCATGTTTTTGGCGTATTATAGAATATCTTCATTTGACACAGTAAAAAAAATAAGTGGGTATCTGGAGACCCTAGCAATTGCATTTCCTTTGCTGATAGGAATAATCAGCGGGATAGTAATTGAGCAGGAAGAGCAAGCTGGAAATTTTCAAACACTACTGTGCAATACAAAATCAAAAAACACCACGTATTTGAGTAAGCTAATTGTTTTACTTTTATTGGGAAGTTTTTCTATTATACTTGCTGTAGGAATCTTTGCACTTGGATTCCAAACAATGCCCAATATATTTTACTTGAAAGCCGCAGGAGCATTAGTGATTGGAAACATATTTCTTTATATCTTGCATGTGTTCATAAGTCTTCAATTTGGAAAGGGTGCCTCTACAGGGCTTGGAGTTGCAGAAAGTCTGATTTCTGCTCTAATGCTTACTGGTCTTGGAAATAGAGTATGGCATTTTATCCCATGCGCATGGGGTGTAAGATTTTGCGATTACCTCGTTGTAGAGTGGGCCAATTATTCTACAAGTGCTATTGTAGCGGTTGATACGAAGCAAGGAGTGTTTATCATGTTATTTGCCATATGTATAGCCTTCGCTATTAGTTTATTTTGGTTCAAAAAGTGGGAAGGAAGAAAGTCATATGAATAA
- a CDS encoding NisI/SpaI family lantibiotic immunity lipoprotein, protein MKTKKILIPLLAVLFCTLVIGYFAKDTIIKKVMHYQIKDKIVCKVNAKNATQISYKEVMYQISNVSLDPSKIGGWNGVINQVAVIDKNNCILEQKETDSSAQLTIKNIKKDIPKDAKFIVSFQSVCSIKGTDTKDAIAVQVNNKFYKAVPVGSASTDKTDIKLFTEELH, encoded by the coding sequence ATGAAAACAAAAAAAATATTGATCCCTTTGCTTGCAGTTTTGTTTTGTACACTAGTAATAGGGTATTTTGCAAAAGATACTATAATTAAAAAAGTAATGCATTACCAAATTAAAGATAAAATTGTTTGCAAGGTCAATGCTAAAAATGCTACTCAAATAAGTTATAAAGAAGTAATGTATCAAATTTCAAATGTTTCATTGGATCCATCTAAAATCGGGGGATGGAATGGAGTTATTAACCAAGTAGCAGTTATTGATAAAAATAATTGTATACTTGAACAAAAGGAAACTGATTCATCTGCCCAGTTAACGATAAAGAATATAAAAAAGGATATTCCTAAAGATGCAAAATTTATTGTCTCTTTTCAAAGTGTTTGCTCAATAAAAGGTACAGACACTAAAGACGCCATTGCCGTCCAAGTCAATAACAAATTTTACAAAGCTGTTCCAGTAGGAAGCGCATCTACTGACAAAACAGACATCAAATTATTTACTGAGGAGTTGCATTAA